In the genome of Bradyrhizobium sp. CB3481, the window GCTTTGCAGCATGTCGGGCTCGGCGATGGTGATGCTGAAGGACACGGTCGGGATTTTGCCCTGGCCGAGACCGAACTCGTTGATCTTCTCCAGCCCGAGCTTGGCGTCCGATACTGCGTTCGGCATGAACAGCAGGAGATCGGGACGCGCGGAGCGTACTTTTTGAATCAGCGGGGTGGCATCCGATAGCGGCGGCGTCCAGATTTCTTCGACGACGAGCTGCAGGCCTTCCTGCGCGAACAGCTTTTCCTTCAGCGCCTTCGCGGTCGCGATCGAGGTCGCCGTGTTGTCCATCAGCATCGCCACCGTCTTCGGCCGCTTGCCGGCCGCGGACTCGGCGAGCTTCATCAGGGTCGGCAGGCCAAGCTCGGACTGCCGGCTGGCGGGAGCCGCGGTCTGGAAGATGTATTTGAAGCCGCGCTCGGTCAGGAGGTCCGAATAGGACAGCGTCAGCACCGGCAATTCGGCGCGCTCGGTGACCTCCGTCACCGCCAGCGTGAAGGAGGAGAGATACGCACCCGTTGCGGCAACGAGGTCCGTTTCCTGCGCCACCATGCGCTGCGCCGCGTTCTTGGCCTTTTCGGTGGTGTCGCCACAATCGATCACCACCAGCTTCATCCTGGCGCCGCCGAGCGCCTTGATGCCGCCCTGCTTGTTGATGTGATCGATACCCATCTCGGCGCCCATCTTCATCACCTGGCCAGGACGGGTGTAGATGCCTGACAGCGGGACGATCAGGCCGACCTTGACCTCGGACGGCTGCTGCGCCCGCGCCAGCCCTGAGAAGCCGACAGCGGCGGCGCCGGAAAGCACGGTGCGGCGCGTCAGCCTTGTGGGGTTCTTGTTCATCTTGTTTCTCCCTGTCTTCTTTTTTTGTCAGAACTTGTCACATGCCGAGATAGGCCTTGCGGACCCGGTCGTCGGCGCGCAGCGTTTCGTTGTTGCCTTCGAGCACGACCCGTCCGGCTTCGAGGACGTAGCCGTGATCGGCGGATTCCAGCGCTTCGGCGACGCGCTGCTCGACCAGCAGCATGGTCAGGCCGGATTGCTTGCGGATGTCGATCAGCCGCTCGAAGATGAAATCTGCGGTCGACGGCGCGAGGCCCATCGACGGTTCATCCAACATCAACAGCTTTGGCGAGGAGGCGAGGCCGCGGCCGATCGCCAGCATCTGCTGCTGACCGCCCGACAGCGTGCCGGCGAACTGGCCGCGGCGCTCGGCGAGCACCGGCAGCCATTCGAAGATGCGCTCGATATTCTGCTTCCAGTCGCGCCGGCCGCTCTCGGTCATCGCGCCCATCTCCAGGTTCTCCATCACCGTGAGCGAGGGAAAGACCTGACGGCCTTCGGGTACATGCGCGATGCCGAGATGGGCGCGCTGCGCCGGCGGCACAGTCAGGAGGTCGGCATCACCGAACGTGATCCGGCCGGCGCTCGGCTGCAGGATTCCGGAGATGGTCTTGAACAGCGTGGTCTTGCCGGCGCCGTTCGGCCCGACGATGGCGACGAACTGGCCTCCCTCGACATTGATCGACACGCCGTTCAGGACGGGTTTGGCCGAATAGCCCGCGCTCAATCCTTCAATGCGGAGCATGGGCCACCCACTTCTTGCCGAGATAGGCTTCGATCACGCGGTTGTCGCGCGTGACAGTTTCCGGCTCTCCCTCGGTGATGACGGCGCCGTGGTCGAGAACGACGAAACTGTCGACCAGGCGGACCATCGCCTGCATCGTGTGCTCGATGATGGCGATGGTGATGCCGTCGCGGGCGAGCTGCTGGATGACGGCGACGACCTCGTCGGCCTCGCCATGGCCGAGGCCAGCGAGCGTCTCGTCGAGCAGCAGAATTCTCGGCTGGCCGGCAAGCGCCCGCGCGAGCTCCATCAAACGCAATTCCTTGGTCGACAGCTCGCCGGCGACGCGATCGGCCACATCGGACAGGCCGACGCGGGCGATGGCGTCGGCCGCGAGATTCCTCGCCTCCTCCTCCGTCTTGGCGCGCACATAGGCACCGACCACGACGTTGTCTGATATCGACATGCGCAGGAACGGGCGCATGACCTGGAAGGTGCGGCCGATCCCGGTCTCGCAGATCGTGTGCGGCCGCTCGCCGGACATGTTGCGGCCATCGATCAGGACTTCGCCCTCGTCGGGCCGCAGGAAACCGTTCAGGAGATTGAACAGCGTGGTCTTGCCGGCGCCGTTCGGGCCGATGATGCCGAGGATCTCGTTCTTGTGCAGCTGGAAGCTGACATTCTGAACGGCCTTCAGGCCGCCGAAGGATCGCGAGAGATTGCGCACTTCGAGCACGACTTCGGAAGTGGCGGCACGTTTCCGGGCCAGCGGCAATGGGGTTACGGTGGCCGCGGCTGGCTGCAACGTATGCGGCGTTGCAGGTGTCAGTGCGGTGGCTGCCCGTGCAAGGCGCTTGCGCAGGAGATCGCGCAGCTTCCAGAACAGCCCTTCCGGAGCCACCAGGATCACGCAGATGATGGCGAAGCCGAAGATCACGCCCTGGATGCCCGGGAAGCGATCGCCGGCTTCAGCATGGAGTATCTCGGCCAGCGGGATCAGGATCACCGAGCCGATCACCGGTCCCCATACCGTGCCGACGCCGCCGAACATGGCGACGGTGAGCGCCTGCGCCGACACCAGCATGCCGAATACGGATTGCGGGGTGACGACCAGGAGGACCTGGGCATAGAAGGCGCCGATCGCGGCAGCGATGGCGCCGCTCAGCGTGATGGCGCGCAGCTTCCAGGCCAGCGTATTGATGCCGGCCGCCTCGGCAGCGGCCTCGTTCTGCTTGATCGCCAGCAGCGCCATGCCGAAGCGGGACTGCTCGATGATCCGTGTCAGAACGATCGTGGCCAGCATGATCGCCAGCGCCAGCAGCGTGTAAACCCGGGGATCGCCGAACTGCATATAGGCGATCGGCGCCTCGCGCTTCATCGGCAGCGTGACTTCCTGGAAGCCGAGCCACTCGAAGACGTAGAGGATGGCGAGCGGATAGGCGAGCATGGCCAGCGCAAAGTAATGGCCCTGCAGGCGGAAGGTCGGAAAGCCGATCAGGAGCCCGGCAATGCCGCCGAGCATCGCCGCGACCGGGATCAGCAGCCAGGGAGACAGATCGAAATAGATCTGGCCGAGCGCGGTCGTATAGGCGCCGATGCCGAAGAAGGCGGCATGACCAAACGAGATCAGGCCGGTGTAACCGCTCAGCAGATTCCAGGACAGGCCGAACACGGCCCATACCGGAACCAGCGTCAGCACCAGCTGGTAATAGGAATTGGTGACGCTGAGCGAGACCACCGCATAGGCGATGGTGAAGATGATCGCGGGCAGCAGCGAGCGGAACTGCGGCATGGTCACGTCCTCTCGACCATGCGTCCGAAGAAGCCTTGCGGACGGAAGAAGATAATGAGGAGGAAGACGACGAAGATCGCCGCGTTCTGCAGCTGCGTTGGCAGGATCAGCGTCGACATCTGCTGGACCAGGCCGATGGTCATGCCGCCCCAGAACGCGCCGATGATGCTGCCCATGCCGCCGAGCACGACGCCGGCATACATCACGATGACATATTCAAGACCGACGAAGGGGTGAAACGGGTAGTTGGTCGCGAGCAGGCCGCCGGCGATCGCGGTGATGCCGCAGCCGAGTGCAAAGGCGACACGATGCGCGCGGTCGACGTCGATGCCCATATAGGTGGCAGCGGTCGGGTTGTCGGCGGCGGCGCGGAGCGACTTGCCGATCCGCGAACGCGTGATTAGCAGGCTGAGCAGCGTCATGGTCACGAGAGAGACGATGGCGTCGATGCCGCGCGCCTTGTTGATGAACACGCTGATGTCGGAGGTGA includes:
- a CDS encoding ABC transporter substrate-binding protein yields the protein MNKNPTRLTRRTVLSGAAAVGFSGLARAQQPSEVKVGLIVPLSGIYTRPGQVMKMGAEMGIDHINKQGGIKALGGARMKLVVIDCGDTTEKAKNAAQRMVAQETDLVAATGAYLSSFTLAVTEVTERAELPVLTLSYSDLLTERGFKYIFQTAAPASRQSELGLPTLMKLAESAAGKRPKTVAMLMDNTATSIATAKALKEKLFAQEGLQLVVEEIWTPPLSDATPLIQKVRSARPDLLLFMPNAVSDAKLGLEKINEFGLGQGKIPTVSFSITIAEPDMLQSVSTEAVQGIMTIVANWGSKGQEELIAELKAKYKEPWATQNVVSTYGDMWLMKEALEKTGKADRQAVAHAFRTMDAGPSKYYPGGQLKFDEKGRRVGAGVVIVQWQNGVPVTVYPPELAQATPFWPKKS
- a CDS encoding ABC transporter ATP-binding protein is translated as MLRIEGLSAGYSAKPVLNGVSINVEGGQFVAIVGPNGAGKTTLFKTISGILQPSAGRITFGDADLLTVPPAQRAHLGIAHVPEGRQVFPSLTVMENLEMGAMTESGRRDWKQNIERIFEWLPVLAERRGQFAGTLSGGQQQMLAIGRGLASSPKLLMLDEPSMGLAPSTADFIFERLIDIRKQSGLTMLLVEQRVAEALESADHGYVLEAGRVVLEGNNETLRADDRVRKAYLGM
- a CDS encoding branched-chain amino acid ABC transporter ATP-binding protein/permease, producing MPQFRSLLPAIIFTIAYAVVSLSVTNSYYQLVLTLVPVWAVFGLSWNLLSGYTGLISFGHAAFFGIGAYTTALGQIYFDLSPWLLIPVAAMLGGIAGLLIGFPTFRLQGHYFALAMLAYPLAILYVFEWLGFQEVTLPMKREAPIAYMQFGDPRVYTLLALAIMLATIVLTRIIEQSRFGMALLAIKQNEAAAEAAGINTLAWKLRAITLSGAIAAAIGAFYAQVLLVVTPQSVFGMLVSAQALTVAMFGGVGTVWGPVIGSVILIPLAEILHAEAGDRFPGIQGVIFGFAIICVILVAPEGLFWKLRDLLRKRLARAATALTPATPHTLQPAAATVTPLPLARKRAATSEVVLEVRNLSRSFGGLKAVQNVSFQLHKNEILGIIGPNGAGKTTLFNLLNGFLRPDEGEVLIDGRNMSGERPHTICETGIGRTFQVMRPFLRMSISDNVVVGAYVRAKTEEEARNLAADAIARVGLSDVADRVAGELSTKELRLMELARALAGQPRILLLDETLAGLGHGEADEVVAVIQQLARDGITIAIIEHTMQAMVRLVDSFVVLDHGAVITEGEPETVTRDNRVIEAYLGKKWVAHAPH
- a CDS encoding branched-chain amino acid ABC transporter permease, which gives rise to MEGFLQALAAGLLIGAVYGLMCVGLGLIFGVMRVINFAHGDFMMLGMYVAFYLFTAAGVQAVFGNAVGPFVAILLAGPVLAVFGYFVHRTLISHVSGTRTASLEGEGHYAQLILTLGIALILQNGGLIVFGSVLASIRTPLSSSAWELGLTSDISVFINKARGIDAIVSLVTMTLLSLLITRSRIGKSLRAAADNPTAATYMGIDVDRAHRVAFALGCGITAIAGGLLATNYPFHPFVGLEYVIVMYAGVVLGGMGSIIGAFWGGMTIGLVQQMSTLILPTQLQNAAIFVVFLLIIFFRPQGFFGRMVERT